In Candidatus Sulfurimonas marisnigri, a single genomic region encodes these proteins:
- a CDS encoding SH3 domain-containing protein has translation MKYIYIVLSVIIFVGCSNKEISAVAKVIKPKKILVKIDDNLSCEEIADITPKKLIDVADLVNIPQDVTKYLQNISQNVPFYEIQKKYEEYYFSMWNINTPKEDLNSIKWPFASYCAGTSYGENFQPLEQKFFDEMLESSNFTSFATVNLNAMTLRETNIRAFPTIKPLLKDPAKAGEGFPFDYLQNSTIHASKPVFISHYSRDREWVYIFASFASGWVKTSEIVILDKKYSDIWQKAQQVQIVKEDVPIYSLNGRFLFKSKIGMMFALVDQDNETYTILTISSYKDSEPLYIKSKISKDIAHKDVMNLNKKNLHNIINEVSKTNYGWGGMYEQRDCSSMLRDMFAPFGIWLPRNSYQQSKIGKVIAFNGMSDDEKINLIKEKGIAFETLLYKKGHIVLYVGTYNDEVIVFHNTWGIKTKKDNIEGRVIIGKPIFSTLKLGKNQENYDEEAEILKNLKTMNILTQDAF, from the coding sequence TTGAAATATATTTATATAGTTTTATCTGTCATTATCTTTGTGGGTTGCTCAAATAAAGAGATTAGTGCAGTAGCAAAAGTAATTAAGCCTAAGAAGATTTTGGTAAAAATTGATGATAATTTAAGTTGTGAAGAGATAGCAGACATAACTCCTAAAAAACTCATAGATGTAGCTGATTTAGTTAATATACCACAGGATGTGACTAAATATTTACAAAACATATCTCAAAATGTACCTTTTTATGAAATTCAAAAAAAGTATGAAGAGTATTACTTTAGTATGTGGAATATAAACACACCTAAAGAAGATTTAAACTCCATTAAATGGCCATTTGCATCATATTGTGCTGGAACAAGCTATGGAGAAAATTTTCAACCATTAGAGCAAAAGTTTTTTGATGAAATGCTAGAAAGTTCAAATTTTACCTCATTTGCAACAGTTAATTTAAATGCAATGACTCTAAGAGAGACTAATATAAGAGCTTTTCCAACTATAAAACCACTATTAAAAGACCCAGCAAAAGCAGGGGAGGGTTTTCCTTTTGATTATCTTCAAAACAGCACTATTCACGCAAGTAAACCTGTTTTTATTTCACACTATTCCAGAGACAGAGAGTGGGTGTATATTTTCGCCAGCTTTGCATCAGGATGGGTTAAAACATCCGAAATAGTTATATTAGATAAAAAGTATAGTGATATATGGCAAAAAGCTCAGCAAGTTCAGATTGTTAAGGAAGATGTGCCAATATACTCTCTTAATGGAAGATTTCTTTTTAAATCAAAAATAGGGATGATGTTTGCCTTAGTTGATCAAGATAATGAAACATATACAATTTTAACAATCTCTTCATATAAAGACTCTGAACCACTATACATAAAATCAAAAATATCAAAAGATATAGCTCACAAAGATGTTATGAATTTAAACAAAAAAAATTTACACAATATAATAAACGAAGTTTCTAAAACAAATTATGGCTGGGGTGGAATGTATGAGCAGAGAGATTGTTCTTCTATGCTTAGAGACATGTTCGCACCATTTGGTATATGGTTACCTAGGAACTCTTATCAGCAAAGTAAGATTGGCAAAGTTATAGCTTTTAATGGGATGAGTGATGATGAAAAGATTAACCTTATTAAAGAGAAGGGTATTGCTTTTGAGACACTTCTGTATAAAAAAGGTCATATAGTTTTGTATGTTGGAACTTATAATGATGAAGTTATTGTGTTTCATAATACATGGGGAATAAAAACTAAAAAAGATAATATAGAGGGAAGAGTAATAATAGGCAAACCAATTTTTAGCACTCTGAAACTTGGCAAAAATCAAGAAAATTATGACGAAGAAGCAGAAATACTTAAAAATTTAAAAACCATGAACATCTTAACACAAGATGCCTTTTAG
- a CDS encoding flagellar basal body rod C-terminal domain-containing protein yields MSISSNISSIQSHQTMMNTTANNVANVNSDGFVPSSTRMSSADGSVLANTRKADNNGSKISQTDLAKEIPDQIVAQNATAVNVTAIKTQDEMFGSLLDIKA; encoded by the coding sequence ATGAGTATATCAAGTAATATATCATCGATACAATCTCATCAAACTATGATGAACACAACTGCAAATAATGTAGCAAATGTTAATTCGGATGGTTTTGTTCCTAGCAGTACTAGAATGTCTAGTGCTGATGGTTCTGTTTTGGCAAATACTCGTAAAGCTGATAATAATGGGTCTAAGATTAGTCAGACTGATTTAGCCAAAGAGATTCCAGATCAGATTGTTGCGCAGAATGCAACTGCTGTGAATGTTACAGCAATAAAAACACAAGATGAGATGTTCGGTTCACTTTTAGATATTAAAGCATAA
- a CDS encoding tetrahydrodipicolinate N-succinyltransferase N-terminal domain-containing protein — MELIQTTDAFKALIENIKSSTTGYKDPLAFGICRVDLGQLNIGKSLQATYPIINWNENFGSAAIFIRALSEQGIEVDFNESEVVCDINADFLRSCLNAFTPYSDEAYGDAHKNIQVISALYNQIMNSGSLEGEFKVTFIFADEALKSVEASYLKLYALSQAKVELRSINLNGAFGALPNVAWSNGQPIELDYLREFEIELKLSNEYPHIDFVDKFPRFLQHIIPADNTRILDTSKVRFGAQLAAGTTVMPGASYVNFNAGTTGPVMVEGRISSSAIVGAGSDVGGGASILGVLSGTDGNPVSIGKNTLLGANSTCGIPMGDGCILDAGVAMLEGTKVKISSKELLKIKEVNNNITIDGEIFKGKDLAGLNGLHFRQNSMTGELTASRSTREIKLNADLH, encoded by the coding sequence ATGGAACTAATTCAAACAACGGATGCCTTTAAAGCATTAATAGAAAATATTAAATCATCAACTACTGGATATAAAGATCCTCTAGCATTTGGTATTTGTAGAGTAGATTTAGGTCAGCTGAATATTGGAAAATCTCTTCAAGCAACTTACCCTATAATTAACTGGAATGAAAACTTTGGAAGTGCGGCTATTTTCATTAGAGCTTTATCTGAGCAAGGTATTGAAGTTGATTTTAATGAAAGCGAGGTTGTTTGCGATATTAACGCTGACTTTTTAAGAAGCTGTTTAAATGCTTTTACCCCTTACTCTGATGAAGCTTATGGTGATGCTCATAAAAACATCCAAGTTATTTCTGCACTTTATAACCAAATAATGAATAGCGGCTCTTTAGAGGGTGAGTTTAAAGTTACATTTATCTTTGCTGATGAAGCGTTAAAGAGCGTTGAAGCTTCTTATTTAAAATTATATGCATTGTCACAAGCTAAAGTTGAACTTAGAAGCATTAACTTAAATGGTGCTTTTGGTGCACTTCCAAACGTTGCTTGGTCAAATGGTCAACCAATTGAACTTGACTACCTTCGTGAATTTGAGATTGAATTAAAATTATCAAATGAATACCCACATATTGACTTTGTAGATAAGTTCCCAAGATTTTTACAACACATTATTCCTGCAGACAACACTCGTATACTAGACACATCAAAAGTTAGATTTGGCGCGCAACTAGCAGCTGGTACAACTGTAATGCCCGGTGCTTCTTATGTTAACTTTAATGCTGGTACAACTGGTCCAGTTATGGTTGAAGGACGTATTTCTAGCTCTGCTATTGTTGGTGCTGGCAGTGATGTTGGTGGTGGTGCTTCTATACTAGGTGTTCTTAGTGGAACAGACGGGAATCCTGTTTCAATTGGTAAAAACACACTTTTAGGTGCAAACTCTACATGTGGAATACCTATGGGTGATGGTTGTATCTTAGATGCAGGTGTAGCAATGCTAGAAGGAACTAAAGTTAAAATAAGTTCTAAAGAGCTTCTTAAAATAAAAGAAGTAAATAATAACATTACTATAGATGGTGAAATCTTCAAAGGTAAAGATTTAGCAGGACTAAACGGTCTTCATTTTAGACAAAACTCTATGACTGGCGAATTAACTGCTTCACGCTCAACAAGAGAGATTAAACTCAACGCAGATCTCCACTAA